One Xiphophorus maculatus strain JP 163 A chromosome 9, X_maculatus-5.0-male, whole genome shotgun sequence DNA segment encodes these proteins:
- the gipc3 gene encoding PDZ domain-containing protein GIPC3 isoform X1 — MQNGEVMSPQDSKALGDEAMKDHKAPCQNQGCMEPTAPPLPPPSPPSAGPPEYPRPRLIFHTQLAHGSPTGRIHGFTNVKELYAKIAEVFNISPSEILFCTLNSHKVDMQKLLGGQIGLEDFIFAHVRGETKEVEVTKTEDALGLTITDNGAGYAFIKRIKEGSTIDRLKAVCVGDHIEAINDQSIVGCRHYEVAKMLKEQPRGLPFTLRLVEPKKAFDMIGMRTKAPKSNEGKLVNGRETLRLRSKGAATVQEVQSEFEEQATRKVDDLLESYMGIRDLELATTIVEAGKNKKNPDDFAEALDSVLGDFAFPDVFLFDVWGAIGDVKNGRI, encoded by the exons ATGCAGAACGGGGAGGTTATGAGCCCGCAGGACTCCAAGGCATTGGGGGATGAGGCCATGAAGGACCACAAGGCCCCTTGCCAGAATCAGGGATGCATGGAGCCCAcagctcctccacttcctcccccATCACCGCCATCAGCAGGGCCACCAGAGTACCCGAGACCCAGGCTTATCTTCCACACCCAGCTGGCTCATGGGAGCCCAACAGGGCGCATTCATGGATTCACCAATGTCAAGGAACTGTATGCCAAGATTGCAGAGGTGTTCAACATCTCTCCGTCAGAG ATCCTTTTCTGTACCCTAAACTCTCATAAAGTGGACATGCAGAAACTTCTTGGAGGACAAATTGGACTGGAGGATTTCATCTTTGCTCATGTCAGAGGGGAAACAAAAGAAGTGGAGGTGACAAAGACCGAGGATGCATTAGGTCTCACTATCACAGACAATGGAGCTGGATATGCTTTTATCAAG AGAATAAAAGAGGGCAGCACCATTGACCGACTGAAGGCTGTTTGTGTCGGTGACCACATCGAAGCCATTAATGACCAGAGCATTGTAGGATGTCGACACTATGAGGTCGCCAAGATGCTAAAGGAGCAACCAAGAGGCCTCCCTTTCACTCTTCGCCTTGTGGAGCCCAAGAAAGCCTTTG ACATGATTGGAATGAGAACTAAAGCGCCAAAATCTAATGAGGGAAAGCTGGTGAACGGGAGAGAGACTCTTCGGCTTCGGTCTAAGGGGGCGGCTACAGTTCAGGAAGTG CAGAGTGAATTTGAAGAACAGGCCACAAGGAAAGTGGACGATCTCTTGGAGAGCTATATGGGGATCAGAGACCTGGAGCTGG CAACCACCATAGTGGAAGCAGGCAAGAACAAGAAGAACCCTGATGACTTTGCTGAGGCCCTGGATTCTGTTCTGGGAGATTTTGCTTTtcctgatgtgtttttgtttgatgtttgGGGAGCCATTGGAGATGTTAAAAATGGCAGAATTTAG
- the gipc3 gene encoding PDZ domain-containing protein GIPC3 isoform X2 has translation MQNGEVMSPQDSKALGDEAMKDHKAPCQNQGCMEPTAPPLPPPSPPSAGPPEYPRPRLIFHTQLAHGSPTGRIHGFTNVKELYAKIAEVFNISPSEILFCTLNSHKVDMQKLLGGQIGLEDFIFAHVRGETKEVEVTKTEDALGLTITDNGAGYAFIKRIKEGSTIDRLKAVCVGDHIEAINDQSIVGCRHYEVAKMLKEQPRGLPFTLRLVEPKKAFDMIGMRTKAPKSNEGKLVNGRETLRLRSKGAATVQEVSEFEEQATRKVDDLLESYMGIRDLELATTIVEAGKNKKNPDDFAEALDSVLGDFAFPDVFLFDVWGAIGDVKNGRI, from the exons ATGCAGAACGGGGAGGTTATGAGCCCGCAGGACTCCAAGGCATTGGGGGATGAGGCCATGAAGGACCACAAGGCCCCTTGCCAGAATCAGGGATGCATGGAGCCCAcagctcctccacttcctcccccATCACCGCCATCAGCAGGGCCACCAGAGTACCCGAGACCCAGGCTTATCTTCCACACCCAGCTGGCTCATGGGAGCCCAACAGGGCGCATTCATGGATTCACCAATGTCAAGGAACTGTATGCCAAGATTGCAGAGGTGTTCAACATCTCTCCGTCAGAG ATCCTTTTCTGTACCCTAAACTCTCATAAAGTGGACATGCAGAAACTTCTTGGAGGACAAATTGGACTGGAGGATTTCATCTTTGCTCATGTCAGAGGGGAAACAAAAGAAGTGGAGGTGACAAAGACCGAGGATGCATTAGGTCTCACTATCACAGACAATGGAGCTGGATATGCTTTTATCAAG AGAATAAAAGAGGGCAGCACCATTGACCGACTGAAGGCTGTTTGTGTCGGTGACCACATCGAAGCCATTAATGACCAGAGCATTGTAGGATGTCGACACTATGAGGTCGCCAAGATGCTAAAGGAGCAACCAAGAGGCCTCCCTTTCACTCTTCGCCTTGTGGAGCCCAAGAAAGCCTTTG ACATGATTGGAATGAGAACTAAAGCGCCAAAATCTAATGAGGGAAAGCTGGTGAACGGGAGAGAGACTCTTCGGCTTCGGTCTAAGGGGGCGGCTACAGTTCAGGAAGTG AGTGAATTTGAAGAACAGGCCACAAGGAAAGTGGACGATCTCTTGGAGAGCTATATGGGGATCAGAGACCTGGAGCTGG CAACCACCATAGTGGAAGCAGGCAAGAACAAGAAGAACCCTGATGACTTTGCTGAGGCCCTGGATTCTGTTCTGGGAGATTTTGCTTTtcctgatgtgtttttgtttgatgtttgGGGAGCCATTGGAGATGTTAAAAATGGCAGAATTTAG